One part of the Mariniflexile litorale genome encodes these proteins:
- a CDS encoding OstA-like protein — protein sequence MNKQTLYIILFLFLFSSIIIHAQEKKKIEIEYAGRLTIDEKNYPGAKILTRDESQQVHIMQGSINMWSDKAIYYSAENFIEAYGNVKLVQGDTINMTSKYIEYSGITQLAFASGSVVLKDPNSTILSDTLYFDRVKQQAFYKSGGTVVKDTSGTITSKMGRYYMEQKKYQFVDNVLLVNKDATINSNYFDFYSDTGYAYLFGPSTIVTTESKTYTEKGFYDTKNKTGYAVKKSEIHYNNRIIQGDSLYFDDSKKFASATNNIKITDTINHSIGKGHYAEVFKAKDSLFITKRALVITKQENDSIYMHADKIMMTGKPENRIVRAYYNAKIYKSDLSGKADSIHSNQQTGITQLINLNRLSSTDVFSTRRRPILWNVENQMTGDTIHLISNPKTEKLDSLLVFNNAFIISKDTISKTGFNQIFGITLTGLFNDENKLRKVNIVKNAESIFYTRNDKQELIGIDKARSGSISIIFADGDIEEYTRFNQIDGNLYPESQYPEKEKRLKGFDWREDERPLSIEDLFKDDEPFVLPTIKGLDDYIPQENFFDPELLERIKLAGKNFNDNKAGRNVPESQTKQGASQSK from the coding sequence TTGAACAAACAAACTTTATATATCATACTATTCCTTTTCTTATTTTCATCAATAATTATCCATGCTCAAGAAAAAAAGAAGATTGAAATTGAATATGCTGGTAGATTAACTATTGATGAGAAAAATTATCCAGGAGCAAAAATTTTAACTCGGGATGAATCGCAACAGGTACATATTATGCAAGGTAGTATTAATATGTGGAGTGATAAAGCCATTTATTACAGTGCTGAAAACTTTATTGAAGCCTACGGTAATGTAAAATTGGTTCAAGGAGACACCATTAATATGACTTCTAAATACATTGAATATAGTGGGATTACACAATTAGCATTCGCCAGTGGCAGTGTGGTTTTAAAAGACCCCAATTCAACCATTTTATCTGACACTTTGTATTTTGATCGTGTAAAACAACAAGCCTTTTACAAAAGTGGAGGCACCGTGGTTAAAGATACCTCGGGTACTATTACTAGTAAAATGGGAAGGTATTATATGGAGCAAAAAAAATACCAATTTGTAGATAATGTATTATTAGTTAATAAAGATGCTACTATAAACTCTAATTACTTCGATTTTTATTCAGATACGGGATACGCTTATTTGTTCGGTCCTTCAACCATCGTAACGACTGAAAGTAAAACGTATACAGAAAAAGGATTTTACGACACCAAAAATAAAACGGGTTATGCGGTAAAAAAATCTGAAATTCATTATAACAACCGCATCATTCAAGGTGACAGTTTGTATTTTGACGATTCGAAGAAATTTGCCTCAGCAACTAACAATATTAAAATAACCGATACTATAAACCACAGTATTGGAAAAGGACATTACGCTGAAGTTTTTAAAGCCAAAGATTCATTATTTATTACTAAACGAGCATTAGTAATAACAAAACAAGAAAATGACTCCATCTACATGCATGCCGACAAAATAATGATGACAGGCAAACCTGAAAATCGTATTGTTAGGGCTTATTATAATGCTAAAATATATAAATCAGATTTAAGTGGAAAAGCAGATTCTATTCATTCAAACCAACAAACAGGTATTACCCAACTTATAAATTTAAACCGTTTATCATCTACCGATGTATTTTCAACCCGACGAAGACCCATTCTTTGGAATGTTGAAAACCAAATGACGGGTGATACCATTCACCTAATTTCCAACCCAAAAACCGAAAAATTAGATTCCCTCCTTGTGTTCAACAATGCGTTTATAATAAGTAAAGACACCATTAGTAAAACGGGGTTCAACCAAATTTTTGGTATAACATTAACGGGATTATTTAATGATGAAAACAAACTACGCAAAGTAAACATTGTTAAAAACGCCGAATCTATTTTTTATACAAGGAACGACAAACAAGAACTTATAGGCATCGATAAAGCGCGGTCTGGAAGTATATCTATTATTTTTGCTGATGGCGACATTGAAGAGTATACTAGATTCAATCAAATTGATGGTAATTTATACCCAGAATCTCAATACCCAGAAAAAGAAAAACGCCTGAAAGGTTTTGATTGGAGAGAAGATGAACGCCCACTCAGTATTGAAGATTTATTCAAAGATGATGAACCATTTGTTTTACCTACCATAAAAGGCTTAGACGATTACATTCCGCAAGAAAATTTCTTTGACCCGGAGCTATTAGAACGCATCAAATTAGCTGGTAAAAATTTTAATGATAATAAAGCCGGTAGAAATGTTCCAGAATCCCAAACTAAACAAGGAGCTTCCCAGTCAAAGTAA